The Trinickia acidisoli genome includes a window with the following:
- a CDS encoding exonuclease domain-containing protein, whose protein sequence is MSDSSLPSPVIDAPIAFVDLETTGGSVAEHRITEIGVVQIGPSGVSRWSTLVNPGQPIPPFIRSLTGISDDMVRDAPTFASLASELFERLEGRLFVAHNANFDRGFLRGEFQRVGLTFNPDVLCTVKLSRALWPHEKRHGLDALIERHALAPLARHRALADADLLWQFWQRLHGLWPLDVLRAQIDRTVRRYRIAGDITEDMIDAAPAGHGVYAFFDGSDVPLYVGRSVRVRQRVRAHLTGERRSSREIRIAEQVRRVEWRATGGEVGALLTEAQWIGTLRPIHNRQPRFARAEPLGSSWPFDAAVVFEESGEHAPNERMFHVVDRWCYLGAAATLEGALSLVASCGEPVFEPSTFHILQGRLARGLRVMPLVGVAAPADASVD, encoded by the coding sequence ATGTCAGATTCATCGTTGCCGAGCCCGGTAATCGACGCACCTATCGCTTTTGTCGATCTCGAAACCACCGGCGGATCGGTCGCGGAGCACCGCATTACCGAAATCGGCGTGGTGCAAATCGGGCCCAGCGGCGTGTCTCGCTGGAGCACGCTCGTCAATCCCGGGCAGCCCATTCCTCCCTTCATTCGGTCGTTGACCGGTATTTCCGACGATATGGTGCGGGACGCGCCGACGTTCGCATCGCTGGCGTCCGAACTGTTCGAGCGTCTCGAGGGCCGACTGTTCGTGGCGCACAACGCGAATTTCGATCGCGGCTTCCTGCGCGGGGAGTTTCAAAGGGTGGGCTTGACCTTCAATCCCGACGTCCTTTGTACCGTGAAGCTGTCGCGCGCGCTGTGGCCGCACGAGAAGCGGCATGGGCTCGACGCGCTGATCGAGCGTCATGCGCTTGCGCCGCTCGCGCGCCACCGCGCGCTTGCCGACGCCGACCTGCTCTGGCAGTTCTGGCAGCGTTTGCATGGTTTGTGGCCGCTCGACGTGCTGCGCGCTCAAATCGATCGGACGGTGCGCCGCTATCGCATCGCGGGAGACATCACCGAGGACATGATCGACGCGGCGCCGGCTGGGCACGGCGTCTACGCGTTCTTCGATGGCTCGGACGTGCCGCTTTACGTCGGCCGCAGCGTGCGCGTGCGGCAGAGGGTACGCGCGCATTTGACCGGCGAGCGCCGGTCGTCGCGCGAAATCCGAATCGCCGAGCAAGTGCGCCGCGTAGAGTGGCGCGCGACCGGTGGCGAAGTGGGCGCGCTGCTGACAGAGGCGCAGTGGATCGGCACGCTGCGTCCGATTCACAATCGGCAGCCGCGCTTCGCTCGCGCCGAACCGCTTGGTTCGTCGTGGCCATTCGATGCGGCGGTCGTATTCGAGGAGAGCGGAGAGCATGCGCCGAACGAGCGCATGTTCCATGTCGTCGATCGCTGGTGCTACTTGGGCGCGGCAGCGACGCTCGAGGGCGCGCTATCGCTCGTGGCGTCTTGCGGCGAGCCGGTATTCGAGCCGTCGACGTTTCATATTTTGCAGGGGCGGCTTGCTCGTGGGCTGCGCGTGATGCCGCTGGTGGGCGTTGCCGCGCCGGCCGACGCGAGCGTCGACTAG
- a CDS encoding cold-shock protein, which translates to METGVVKWFNDAKGFGFITTDKGNEDVFAHFSEIQADGFKSLKENQRVQFDVKTGPKGKQAANIRPL; encoded by the coding sequence ATGGAAACCGGTGTCGTCAAATGGTTCAACGATGCTAAAGGCTTTGGCTTTATCACGACCGACAAGGGCAACGAGGACGTGTTTGCGCATTTCTCCGAGATTCAAGCTGATGGCTTCAAGTCTCTGAAAGAAAATCAACGCGTTCAGTTTGATGTGAAAACCGGCCCGAAGGGCAAGCAAGCGGCGAACATCCGCCCGCTGTAA